One Helianthus annuus cultivar XRQ/B chromosome 7, HanXRQr2.0-SUNRISE, whole genome shotgun sequence genomic region harbors:
- the LOC110914620 gene encoding protein PFC0760c-like: protein MLKKVLEDLIGKPIEQKFEEIELAEVRARRETEMEAGMKDKGKGVPVEDDVHMSEREIVLTEPKSPSKVPESSILDPCPLTSVSGMIEDDEEDEDDNLKDDADEVYSVNSDNDDDDGNDDVDQGNSGIKVTEASQEENIDEYLQDNATEEPENAGGKGEHDDVEKVDENVDQGTGLILHLEHDVEEGGILHTYTRDEIIKMMHVEESEFNFDFEEELNEFDINHQPAYQYKYVEEADNYDKVEVEDWSDDDQSENVNVNTSSFPTLAELFSQANEGELRRKVAESVKNKSFKEMSKEEQREERKKWFRKDTERKFKRPLQYYRRDRDVSLGDIISWGYLPQVNAYAIRREFGVQYFQYIQDIMSLHWWDVTAPDPV from the coding sequence ATGTTAAAGAAGGTGTTGGAAGATTTGATTGGTAAACCGATTGAACAAAAGTTTGAAGAGATAGAACTTGCGGAAGTTAGAGCAAGACGTGAAACTGAAATGGAAGCTGGAATGAAAGATAAGGGTAAGGGTGTTCCAGTTGAAGATGATGTTCACATGTCTGAAAGAGAAATTGTTCTGACTGAACCAAAATCTCCATCAAAAGTTCCAGAATCGTCTATTCTAGATCCTTGTCCATTAACTTCAGTATCTGGTATGAtcgaagatgatgaagaagacgaGGATGATAATCTGAAAGATGATGCAGATGAAGTATATTCTGTTAatagtgataatgatgatgatgatggaaatgatgatgTTGATCAAGGTAATTCTGGTATAAAAGTAACTGAGGCGTCACAAGAAGAAAATATTGATGAGTATCTTCAAGACAATGCAACTGAAGAACCAGAAAATGCAGGAGGAAAGGGGGAGCATGATGATGTTGAAAAAGTTGATGAGAATGTTGATCAGGGTACAGGTTTGATTCTACATCTTGAACATGATGTAGAGGAAGGTGGGATCTTGCATACTTACACTAGAGATGAGATCATTAAGATGATGCATGTTGAAGAAAGTGAGTTTAATTTCGATTTTGAAGAGGAATTGAACGAGTTTGATATCAATCATCAACCTGCATATCAGTACaagtatgttgaagaggctgataATTATGATAAAGTGGAAGTAGAAGACTGGAGCGATGATGATCAGTCTGAGAATGTTAATGTTAATACTTCTAGCTTTCCAACTCTTGCCGAGTTATTCAGTCAAGCAAATGAGGGTGAGTTAAGAAGAAAAGTGGCTGAAAGTGTTAAGAATAAAAGTTTTAAAGAAATGTCAAAAGAAGAACAACGTGAAGAACGAAAGAAGTGGTTCAGGAAGGATACAGAAAGAAAATTCAAAAGACCACTACAGTATTACAGAAGGGATAGAGATGTTTCTCTGGGTGATATCATAAGCTGGGGTTACTTGCCACAAGTCAACGCTTATGCTATTAGAAGAGAATTTGGTGTTCAATATTTCCAATATATTCAAGATATAATGTCTCTACATTGGTGGGATGTCACGGCccctgacccggtttga
- the LOC110912960 gene encoding MADS-box protein JOINTLESS isoform X1, whose translation MMVREKVPIKKIDNATARRVTFSKRRRGLFKKAEELSVLCDADVAVILFSSNDKLFHYSSSSMEEVLERRSLHSKNLEKLNQPSLELQLVEDTNYANLSKEVAERTLHLRRLRGEELQGLSIEELHQLEKSLEAGLSRVVAKKGEVIMNEINHLQEKEVNLMGENDKLRQELLKISNARKQIICDSGDDRESSVSTDICNSAGTPQDYESSGTSLKLGLPNSRW comes from the exons ATGATGGTTAGGGAAAAAGTACCGATTAAAAAGATTGATAATGCTACAGCAAGAAGGGTGACTTTCTCCAAGAGGAGAAGAGGGTTGTTTAAGAAAGCTGAAGAGCTTTCTGTACTTTGTGATGCTGATGTTGCTGTTATTCTCTTCTCCTCCAATGACAAGCTGTTTCATTACTCCAGTTCAAG TATGGAAGAAGTACTTGAAAGGCGTAGCCTTCACTCAAAAAATCTTGAGAAGTTAAACCAACCTTCTCTTGAGTTACAG CTGGTTGAAGACACCAACTATGCCAACTTAAGCAAAGAAGTTGCAGAAAGAACCCTTCACTTAAG ACGGTTGAGAGGGGAGGAGCTGCAGGGTTTAAGTATTGAAGAGTTGCACCAGCTCGAAAAGTCACTTGAAGCTGGATTAAGCCGGGTTGTTGCCAAAAAG GGTGAAGTGATTATGAACGAGATTAATCATCTTCAAGAGAAG GAAGTGAACCTCATGGGGGAGAATGACAAACtaagacaagaa CTTTTGAAGATATCTAATGCTCGGAAGCAAATTATTTGTGATTCTGGTGATGATCGGGAGTCCTCGGTATCTACCGATATCTGCAACTCTGCTGGCACTCCACAAGATTATGAAAGCTCCGGTACATCCCTTAAGTTGGG GTTACCAAACTCAAGGTGGTGA
- the LOC110912960 gene encoding MADS-box protein JOINTLESS isoform X2: MMVREKVPIKKIDNATARRVTFSKRRRGLFKKAEELSVLCDADVAVILFSSNDKLFHYSSSSMEEVLERRSLHSKNLEKLNQPSLELQLVEDTNYANLSKEVAERTLHLRRLRGEELQGLSIEELHQLEKSLEAGLSRVVAKKGEVIMNEINHLQEKEVNLMGENDKLRQELLKISNARKQIICDSGDDRESSVSTDICNSAGTPQDYESSGTSLKLG; encoded by the exons ATGATGGTTAGGGAAAAAGTACCGATTAAAAAGATTGATAATGCTACAGCAAGAAGGGTGACTTTCTCCAAGAGGAGAAGAGGGTTGTTTAAGAAAGCTGAAGAGCTTTCTGTACTTTGTGATGCTGATGTTGCTGTTATTCTCTTCTCCTCCAATGACAAGCTGTTTCATTACTCCAGTTCAAG TATGGAAGAAGTACTTGAAAGGCGTAGCCTTCACTCAAAAAATCTTGAGAAGTTAAACCAACCTTCTCTTGAGTTACAG CTGGTTGAAGACACCAACTATGCCAACTTAAGCAAAGAAGTTGCAGAAAGAACCCTTCACTTAAG ACGGTTGAGAGGGGAGGAGCTGCAGGGTTTAAGTATTGAAGAGTTGCACCAGCTCGAAAAGTCACTTGAAGCTGGATTAAGCCGGGTTGTTGCCAAAAAG GGTGAAGTGATTATGAACGAGATTAATCATCTTCAAGAGAAG GAAGTGAACCTCATGGGGGAGAATGACAAACtaagacaagaa CTTTTGAAGATATCTAATGCTCGGAAGCAAATTATTTGTGATTCTGGTGATGATCGGGAGTCCTCGGTATCTACCGATATCTGCAACTCTGCTGGCACTCCACAAGATTATGAAAGCTCCGGTACATCCCTTAAGTTGGGGTGA
- the LOC110912959 gene encoding uncharacterized protein LOC110912959 has product MFSILLIFTYLMADVAPWGHGGDGAGDPPIPPGGFRGTHETDAVPPKRVRGKAKNEKLRRLVKAGGPVSLTFDRQVTYTPVGKTRDMFSREAGLYMWRSIPLNKIGWDNVEQHYKDALMNHLRENFNFDEVERDIEAKNLTGGIRAVLMKRYSDRKYEAKKLFKSKGGYNDLESARAFHPKDMPYDNWLRTIEGFREAKYIKRSEANTLVREKQQFPYRGGTSSYGSTAYKNDMDWVPTYAKTHTDNQGNWVDPVAEQNYRNIQQATSQWSGEGPPIAPYQEALGERRGWYRGMGPKPSSNPSSHSSSNMSSSQARTQEPFSEDFVNSLFHTPSFLNQLNNYLASQGKGKGKSKDYDSDNLFDNESDDEPNDNDDDE; this is encoded by the exons ATGTTTTCGATATTGTTGATATTCACGTATCTGATGGCTGATGTGGCCCCCTGGGGACATGGGGGTGACGGCGCTGGTGATCCGCCGATTCCTCCTGGTGGATTTCGTGGCACACATGAGACAGACG CGGTTCCCCCGAAGAGGGTTAGGGGGAAAGCAAAAAACGAGAAACTAAGGCGTCTGGTAAAAGCGGGGGGGCCTGTATCGCTTACGTTTGACAGGCAGGTGACGTATACCCCTGTTGGTAAAACAAGGGATATGTTTTCACGGGAGGCCGGCCTGTATATGTGGCGGTCCATCCCCCTCAATAAAATTGGATGGGATAATGTTGAACAACATTACAAGGATGCCCTCATGAACCACTTACGG gaaaatttcaattttgatgAAGTGGAACGTGATATAGAGGCCAAAAACTTGACGGGTGGCATTAGGGCTGTGCTTATGAAGCGGTACTCTGACCGCAAGTACGAGGCTAAAAAATTATTTAAGAGCAAGGGAGGTTACAATGATCTTGAGAGTGCAAGGGCATTCCATCCCAAGGATATGCCCTATGATAACTGGTTGAGAACCATTGAAGGTTTCCGGGAAGCTAAATATATTAAAAGAAGCGAGGCCAACACACTAGTACGCGAGAAACAACAATTCCCATACCGTGGGGGGACATCTTCGTACGGTAGCACCGCctataaaaat GATATGGATTGGGTACCTACGTATGCTAAAACCCACACGGACAATCAAGGGAATTGGGTTGATCCGGTTGCTGAACAAAATTAC CGAAACATACAACAGGCCACAAGTCAATGGAGCGGTGAGGGTCCGCCAATTGCCCCGTATCAGGAAGCGTTGGGTGAGCGGCGAGGATGGTACCGCGGGATGGGGCCTAAACCTTCTTCCAACCCGTCCTCGCACTCGTCATCTAACATGTCGTCTTCGCAAGCTCGGACGCAAGAACCCTTTTCCGAG GATTTTGTTAACAGCTTGTTCCATACCCCGTCATTTTTGAACCAACTTAACAACTATCTTGCTtcacaaggaaaaggaaaaggaaagtcaAAAGACTACGATTCTGACAACTTATTCGATAATGAATCCGACGATGAACCCAACGATAACGATGACGATGAGTGA